One stretch of Segatella copri DNA includes these proteins:
- the ltrA gene encoding group II intron reverse transcriptase/maturase, translating to MNDKIKENLLDQSCAPTDNLQSNWDRIDWTKAEQAVKKLQARIVKAQKEGRHNKVKALQWTLTHSFYAKALAVKRVTSNGGGCTPGVDKEIWDTPKAKMQAITQLKRRGYQPMPLRRVHIKKSNGKLRPLGIPTMKDRAMQALYLMALEPVSETTADTRSYGFRKERCCMDAIQQCHNILRKGYSPEWILEGDIKGCFDHISHEWLLANIPMDKAILRKWLKCGYVFNKQMFPTEEGTPQGGIISPTLANMTLDGLQKALADRYKRHHVNGKLYSPMVNLVRYADDFIITCENKETLENEIKPLVAEFMSERGLTLSEEKTVITNVHDGFDFLGFNIRKYGKDILTKPTKKSEKRFMENIRKVIKENKGCRQESLIRMLNSKIRGWGGYYQHGATRDSFHRIDHQIFLSLWQWAKRRHSKKGKRWIKDRYWHDIRGNKWTFASKFKKPNGKEDQLTLLSLTSSFPFLQYTQIKGDMNPFDADCRLYFYKRKKSKMLVTLKGRKSLLYLWEKQGRKCPICGEPIDTHKAWNVMPTVQNGKKCNLLVHDECFKLSRKSNGNKK from the coding sequence ATGAACGATAAAATCAAAGAAAATCTCCTCGACCAATCGTGTGCGCCGACTGACAACCTGCAATCAAATTGGGACAGAATAGACTGGACTAAGGCGGAGCAAGCTGTTAAGAAGCTTCAAGCTCGTATTGTAAAGGCTCAGAAGGAAGGCAGACATAACAAGGTGAAAGCCTTGCAATGGACGCTTACCCACTCTTTTTACGCAAAAGCCTTAGCCGTAAAGAGGGTTACTTCTAACGGGGGTGGTTGTACTCCTGGGGTTGACAAAGAAATATGGGATACCCCTAAAGCTAAAATGCAAGCAATAACCCAACTCAAACGCAGAGGCTACCAGCCAATGCCGCTGAGAAGAGTTCATATCAAGAAGAGCAACGGCAAACTGCGACCGTTGGGAATACCGACAATGAAAGACAGAGCCATGCAAGCACTCTATCTTATGGCATTGGAGCCTGTATCAGAAACTACAGCTGATACTCGTTCATACGGTTTCCGCAAGGAACGCTGCTGTATGGATGCAATACAGCAATGTCATAACATTCTCCGAAAGGGATATTCTCCCGAATGGATTTTGGAGGGTGACATAAAAGGGTGTTTTGACCATATCAGCCATGAGTGGTTACTTGCCAATATCCCAATGGATAAGGCAATACTCCGAAAATGGTTGAAATGTGGCTATGTTTTCAACAAGCAAATGTTCCCGACCGAGGAAGGAACACCGCAAGGTGGTATAATTTCTCCGACACTTGCCAATATGACTTTGGACGGATTGCAGAAAGCTCTTGCAGATAGATATAAGCGCCATCATGTTAATGGTAAGTTGTATTCACCAATGGTGAACCTTGTACGTTATGCGGATGATTTTATCATCACTTGCGAGAACAAGGAAACTCTTGAAAATGAAATCAAGCCATTGGTTGCTGAATTTATGTCTGAAAGAGGTCTGACCTTATCAGAGGAAAAGACGGTGATAACCAACGTGCATGACGGTTTTGATTTTCTTGGCTTTAATATCCGCAAATACGGCAAGGACATATTGACCAAGCCGACAAAGAAATCCGAGAAACGCTTTATGGAGAATATCCGTAAGGTAATTAAGGAGAACAAGGGTTGCAGACAGGAGTCGTTAATCAGAATGTTGAACTCTAAAATCCGAGGATGGGGAGGTTATTATCAGCATGGGGCGACACGTGATTCATTTCACAGAATCGACCATCAGATATTCCTCTCACTATGGCAATGGGCAAAACGCCGTCATTCCAAGAAAGGGAAACGGTGGATAAAAGACCGATATTGGCATGACATTCGAGGGAACAAATGGACTTTCGCTTCAAAATTCAAGAAACCAAACGGAAAGGAAGACCAATTGACATTATTGTCTCTGACTTCATCGTTTCCATTCCTGCAATACACGCAGATTAAAGGAGACATGAACCCGTTTGATGCAGACTGTCGTCTGTACTTCTATAAAAGAAAGAAGTCGAAAATGCTTGTTACGCTAAAAGGACGCAAGTCACTGCTGTACCTATGGGAAAAGCAAGGACGCAAATGTCCTATATGCGGTGAGCCTATTGATACGCACAAGGCATGGAATGTCATGCCAACCGTTCAAAACGGAAAGAAATGCAATCTGTTGGTTCATGATGAATGTTTTAAATTATCCCGCAAATCAAATGGAAACAAGAAGTAG
- a CDS encoding DNA methylase, translating to METRSSLSRSLHTNRGLEKLEPYEGKLSCTVLRGEEGSNALDLPDRPSDLAQRDGRGVRAGNEIAKLYADNKVDVIIYAVEKSLDSYKFNLLHCKQTFISQLKSGALGARTIDEGAMDEKSGMNFSEYMAILSGNTDLLDKAKLEKKVASLEGERKSFNRGKRDSELKLKSKSEELDGNRTILKGMTADYDKFMSQAKKDMDGNILNLITLNGLESNNLEVIGKQLQRMAKTERTDGEYKEIGAIYGFPIKVVSETNFESGLPFVDNRFVVEGHYKYQYNNGHLAKSDPIAAANNFVNALQKIQGYIEQYDSRCKALEKEIPQLEEIAGKTWKKEDELKGLKAELAALDRKIQLELAPSTPEIDKPEKSHEIEEQHKPKNDHTESTVAQNRMFRVGL from the coding sequence ATGGAAACAAGAAGTAGTTTGAGCCGGTCTCTGCATACAAACAGAGGCTTAGAAAAGCTTGAGCCGTATGAGGGGAAACTCTCATGTACGGTTCTTAGGGGGGAAGAGGGCAGCAATGCCCTTGACCTACCCGATCGACCGTCAGACTTGGCACAGCGTGACGGTCGAGGTGTGCGTGCTGGTAACGAGATTGCCAAGCTGTATGCCGACAATAAGGTGGATGTCATCATCTATGCGGTGGAAAAGTCGCTTGACTCTTACAAGTTCAACCTCCTGCACTGCAAGCAGACTTTTATCTCGCAGTTGAAAAGCGGAGCCTTGGGAGCGAGAACCATTGACGAGGGAGCGATGGACGAGAAATCGGGCATGAATTTTTCAGAGTATATGGCTATTCTCTCCGGAAATACCGACTTGCTTGACAAGGCGAAGCTGGAGAAGAAGGTTGCTTCTCTGGAGGGTGAGCGCAAATCGTTTAACAGGGGCAAGCGTGATTCGGAACTGAAACTGAAGTCAAAGTCAGAAGAGCTGGACGGCAATCGGACTATACTCAAAGGCATGACAGCGGACTATGACAAGTTTATGAGTCAGGCAAAGAAGGATATGGACGGGAATATTCTCAATCTCATCACCCTTAACGGTCTCGAGTCCAATAATCTGGAAGTGATAGGCAAACAGCTTCAAAGGATGGCAAAAACAGAAAGGACAGATGGGGAATACAAGGAAATAGGTGCTATTTATGGATTTCCTATCAAGGTCGTAAGCGAGACAAACTTTGAGAGCGGTCTTCCCTTCGTTGATAACCGCTTTGTTGTTGAGGGCCATTACAAGTATCAGTACAACAACGGACATCTCGCCAAGTCGGACCCGATAGCTGCAGCAAACAACTTTGTGAATGCCCTGCAGAAGATACAAGGGTACATTGAACAGTATGATTCAAGATGCAAGGCTTTGGAAAAGGAAATACCGCAACTGGAAGAGATAGCTGGCAAGACTTGGAAGAAAGAGGATGAGCTGAAAGGTCTAAAAGCTGAGTTGGCGGCGTTGGACAGGAAAATACAGCTTGAACTTGCTCCATCTACTCCAGAGATAGATAAACCAGAAAAGTCTCATGAAATAGAGGAACAACATAAACCCAAAAACGACCATACAGAATCAACTGTTGCTCAAAACAGGATGTTTCGAGTAGGTCTTTAA
- a CDS encoding UpxY family transcription antiterminator, which translates to MKVDEWTSTDVHTPGGGELPPCAGLTSNALPEAQSTISAESSQTGVSTRNAHIASKSKAQKEIDVPHWYALRTTYGREKKAYDYMTAKGITAFYPTTSVVKLIKGKRKVVTVSRLPNIFFAYGTEEEVKTFVYDNVNLPFLRFYYRHIHIGRKIEKTPMIVPNYQMDSLKIICAADVDNTIVTLDEVPKFEKGQLVRVIDGAFKGVIGRVARWQGQQRVGVVVDELVTVCTAYVPSAFLEIVE; encoded by the coding sequence ATGAAAGTCGATGAATGGACATCAACAGATGTACACACCCCAGGAGGCGGTGAACTCCCTCCTTGCGCTGGACTTACCTCCAACGCCCTCCCCGAAGCTCAAAGCACTATTTCCGCAGAGAGTTCACAAACAGGGGTGTCCACCAGAAATGCACATATAGCAAGTAAGTCAAAAGCTCAAAAAGAGATAGACGTTCCCCATTGGTATGCCTTACGCACCACTTATGGTAGAGAAAAAAAGGCATACGACTATATGACAGCCAAAGGCATTACGGCTTTCTATCCAACTACCAGTGTTGTAAAACTTATAAAAGGTAAGCGCAAAGTTGTTACCGTATCACGTTTGCCGAACATTTTCTTTGCATACGGTACAGAAGAAGAAGTCAAAACTTTTGTTTACGACAACGTAAATCTCCCATTCCTTCGTTTTTATTATCGGCACATCCATATTGGTCGCAAGATAGAAAAGACACCAATGATAGTTCCCAACTATCAGATGGATAGTCTTAAAATTATCTGTGCTGCTGATGTGGACAATACCATCGTGACATTAGATGAAGTACCAAAGTTTGAAAAAGGACAATTGGTGAGAGTTATTGATGGCGCATTCAAAGGAGTTATTGGGAGGGTCGCAAGATGGCAAGGGCAACAGAGAGTAGGTGTTGTGGTGGATGAATTGGTAACTGTTTGTACAGCTTATGTGCCAAGTGCCTTTTTGGAAATTGTAGAATGA
- a CDS encoding IS1380-like element IS612 family transposase, translating to MAKIQIKSEKLTPFGGIFSIMEKFDSMLSPVIDSTLGQRCSSIFGYQFSEIVRSLMSVYFCGGSCVEDVTSQLMRHLSYHPTLRTCSSDTILRAIKELTQENISYTSDQGKTYDFNTADKLNTLLINALVSTGELKEIEEYDVDFDHQFLETEKYDAKPTYKKFLGYRPGVYVIGDKIVYIENSDGNTNVRFHQADTHKRFFALLESQNIRVNRFRADCGSCSKEIVSEIEKHCKHFYIRANRCSSLYNDIFALRGWKTEEINGIQFELNSILVEKWEGKCYRLVIQRQRRNSGDLDLWEGEYTYRCILTNDYKSSTRDIVEFYNLRGGKERIFDDMNNGFGWSRLPKSFMAENTVFLLLTALIHNFYKTIMSRLDTKAFGLKKTSRIKAFVFRFISVPAKWIMTARQYVLNIYTENRAYAKPFKTEFG from the coding sequence ATGGCAAAAATACAAATTAAATCTGAGAAACTCACACCTTTTGGAGGAATTTTTTCAATCATGGAGAAATTTGACTCCATGCTTTCACCCGTTATCGACTCAACACTGGGTCAGAGATGCAGCAGTATCTTCGGATATCAGTTCAGCGAGATAGTCCGTTCGCTGATGAGCGTTTATTTCTGTGGCGGCTCATGCGTGGAAGATGTAACGTCACAACTGATGCGCCATCTCTCGTATCATCCTACCCTTCGTACATGCAGCTCTGATACCATCCTCAGAGCCATCAAGGAACTGACACAGGAAAACATCTCCTATACTTCCGACCAAGGCAAGACCTATGATTTCAATACTGCAGACAAACTCAACACATTGCTTATAAACGCTTTGGTTTCTACAGGCGAGTTGAAGGAAATTGAGGAATACGATGTTGACTTTGACCATCAGTTCCTTGAAACGGAGAAGTATGATGCAAAACCGACCTACAAAAAGTTCCTCGGCTACAGGCCTGGCGTATATGTTATCGGTGACAAGATAGTCTATATCGAGAACAGCGATGGTAACACGAATGTGCGTTTTCATCAGGCAGACACCCATAAGAGATTCTTCGCTCTTCTGGAATCCCAGAACATCCGTGTAAATCGCTTCAGGGCAGACTGCGGTTCCTGCTCGAAGGAAATCGTCAGTGAGATAGAGAAGCATTGCAAACATTTCTACATCCGTGCCAACCGATGCAGTTCGCTCTACAATGACATCTTTGCTCTGAGAGGATGGAAGACGGAGGAGATTAACGGCATCCAGTTCGAACTCAATTCCATTCTCGTTGAGAAATGGGAAGGCAAGTGCTATCGTCTTGTCATCCAGAGACAAAGACGCAACAGTGGCGACCTTGACCTGTGGGAAGGCGAATACACTTACCGTTGTATTCTGACCAACGATTACAAGTCATCGACAAGGGACATTGTTGAATTCTACAATCTGCGTGGCGGCAAGGAACGTATCTTTGACGACATGAACAACGGATTCGGTTGGAGCAGGCTCCCCAAGTCATTCATGGCGGAGAATACTGTCTTTCTTCTGCTTACTGCATTGATACACAATTTCTACAAGACCATCATGAGCAGGCTTGACACCAAGGCTTTTGGGCTCAAGAAAACGAGTCGCATAAAGGCTTTTGTCTTCAGATTCATCTCCGTACCTGCCAAGTGGATCATGACTGCAAGGCAATACGTGCTGAATATCTACACAGAGAACCGAGCTTATGCAAAACCCTTCAAAACAGAATTCGGATAA
- a CDS encoding VapE domain-containing protein gives MRITVIRTNRQHQLCVTNRSIGHLLERMLKDDSKFTIQKFRDVVPSMNFGYDGYKDMPTWHRVYPAAEFQKEENGNLRMKAFNGLLLLSFRNILKPEDVLLVKKQAAFLPSTLIAVTGADGRSVEILVKFSDEKGELPTDEEHANQLYQNAYRHILPIYQSVIHAEIASQKPSIRSYFLLTLDTQPYYNPQAVALKVDEKLMLQEPTPSIPEAKSDPTDKKEKGMKGSKENIEKMMKYLNEKYDLRYNMVMKYTEYVPKDKEWIGFQAVEPRVQKSLTLEVQLAGINVSIKDVRNFLESNFIKNYNPVEDFLFTCYDNWDGKDHIRALARTVSTNNPHWEDWFYTWFLAMVEQWHNRTGRQYGNSVAPLLISKQGYNKSTFCRRLIPPQLQWGYTDNLILSEKRQVLQAMSQCLLINLDEFNQISAKVQQGFLKNLIQLPNVKYKPPYGSHVQEFPRTASFIATSNMDDILTDPSGNRRFIGIELTGPIDVSVRPNYQQLFAQAEKAIWNGEKTYFDAEQTALIMENNRRYQQIDPVMQCFSESFTPTEDENEGTFMTAAAIFSELKAKYGASLEAKSLLSFGRCLKNIDGLKRKRTMKGTEYLVIRRK, from the coding sequence ATGAGAATAACAGTCATCAGAACCAATCGGCAACACCAGCTTTGCGTTACCAACAGAAGTATCGGACACCTTTTGGAGCGTATGCTCAAAGATGATTCCAAGTTTACCATCCAGAAATTCAGAGATGTGGTTCCTTCCATGAATTTCGGTTACGATGGGTATAAAGACATGCCCACCTGGCACCGGGTATACCCTGCCGCCGAGTTTCAGAAAGAGGAGAACGGGAATCTCAGGATGAAGGCATTCAACGGCCTCTTGCTCCTATCGTTTAGGAATATACTGAAACCAGAAGACGTCCTGCTCGTGAAGAAACAAGCTGCCTTTCTCCCCTCCACCCTTATTGCCGTGACCGGAGCCGATGGCAGAAGCGTGGAAATACTGGTGAAATTCTCCGATGAAAAGGGTGAACTGCCTACAGATGAAGAACATGCCAACCAACTCTACCAAAATGCATACCGACACATCCTGCCCATCTACCAGTCTGTCATCCATGCCGAGATAGCCAGCCAAAAGCCTTCGATAAGAAGCTATTTCCTCCTTACGCTCGATACCCAACCCTATTATAATCCTCAGGCTGTCGCCTTGAAAGTAGACGAGAAACTGATGCTTCAGGAACCAACCCCATCCATACCTGAGGCTAAAAGCGACCCGACTGACAAGAAAGAAAAAGGCATGAAAGGCTCGAAAGAGAACATCGAGAAGATGATGAAATATCTGAACGAGAAGTATGACCTGAGATACAACATGGTGATGAAATATACCGAATATGTACCGAAGGACAAGGAATGGATTGGATTTCAAGCCGTGGAACCGAGAGTACAGAAGAGTCTGACACTAGAAGTGCAACTGGCAGGTATCAACGTCAGCATCAAGGACGTTAGAAATTTCCTGGAATCCAATTTCATCAAGAACTATAATCCAGTAGAGGATTTTCTGTTCACCTGTTATGACAACTGGGACGGCAAGGACCATATACGTGCCTTGGCACGTACCGTGTCTACCAACAACCCGCACTGGGAAGACTGGTTCTACACCTGGTTTCTAGCCATGGTGGAGCAATGGCACAACCGCACCGGCAGACAGTATGGCAACAGCGTGGCTCCCCTGCTCATATCCAAACAGGGCTACAACAAGAGTACTTTCTGCCGCCGACTGATTCCACCCCAGCTGCAATGGGGCTACACCGACAATCTGATTCTCTCGGAGAAGAGACAGGTGTTGCAGGCTATGAGCCAGTGCCTACTTATCAATCTGGATGAATTCAACCAGATTTCAGCCAAGGTACAACAGGGATTCCTGAAAAATCTCATCCAGTTGCCAAACGTGAAATACAAGCCACCCTATGGCAGCCATGTACAGGAGTTCCCCCGCACCGCCTCCTTCATCGCCACAAGCAATATGGACGACATCCTGACCGATCCTTCCGGCAACCGCCGATTCATCGGTATCGAACTGACGGGCCCTATTGATGTAAGCGTGCGCCCCAACTATCAGCAACTCTTTGCCCAAGCAGAAAAGGCAATCTGGAATGGAGAAAAGACCTATTTTGATGCAGAACAGACGGCTCTCATCATGGAGAACAACAGGCGATACCAACAAATAGATCCAGTCATGCAATGCTTCAGCGAGAGTTTTACGCCAACAGAAGACGAAAATGAGGGTACTTTCATGACTGCCGCCGCCATTTTTAGCGAGTTAAAGGCGAAATATGGGGCATCATTGGAAGCTAAAAGCCTTCTTTCGTTCGGTCGATGCCTGAAGAACATCGATGGGCTGAAGAGAAAAAGAACAATGAAAGGTACTGAGTATCTGGTTATTAGACGAAAATAG
- a CDS encoding PepSY domain-containing protein, with translation MLNKKITWRKQHKWLGIGMSFFMLMFCLSGILLNHRSLIKDVDVSRKYLPSRYEFKNWNGGLLRGTLALDDAILLYGNGGIWQTDSTASTFRDFNKGIPAGADCRQIRNVIRTDDGSVWSVSPFSLYRLGSHKIWKSVTLPTEPEEKLSDISAHGDTLLVLSRSYAYVSLPPYQNFHRIELPMPKEYDGKVTVFRTIWLLHSGELFGSIGKLIVDGIAIILVLLCISGLIFWLKPKQKRLLRFSLQWHDKIGRYTIMLTLLIALTGWCLRPPVMIALVLNKMPSIPGTTLHSKNPWNDKLRVVRYDEKFGDWLLSTSDGFFSVNFQTGKLESISNTPPVSVMGLNVLQKNKDGKWYCGSFSGLFVWDRVKGTTVDYSTGKAALKNAGAPFGKKAIAGMSQDFSDTPVIAEYNDGTDFAPQPAYMNQLPMSLWNVALEAHSGRIFIGSIATYIFIFVMGILAVWCLWSGYVIRLVKKK, from the coding sequence ATGCTAAATAAAAAAATAACTTGGAGAAAACAACATAAATGGTTAGGTATCGGTATGAGCTTTTTCATGCTGATGTTCTGCTTGTCGGGTATTTTGCTCAACCACCGTTCGCTTATCAAAGATGTGGACGTGAGCAGGAAATATCTGCCAAGCCGCTATGAATTCAAGAATTGGAATGGCGGGTTGCTGAGGGGAACGCTTGCTTTGGATGATGCCATATTGCTGTATGGAAACGGGGGAATCTGGCAAACGGATTCTACAGCTTCCACATTCAGGGACTTTAATAAGGGGATTCCAGCAGGAGCAGACTGCCGACAGATAAGAAATGTTATCAGAACGGATGATGGTTCTGTCTGGTCGGTATCTCCATTTTCACTCTACCGGTTGGGGAGTCACAAAATATGGAAAAGCGTAACTCTTCCAACAGAGCCGGAAGAGAAGTTGAGCGACATTTCTGCTCATGGAGATACGCTTTTGGTTCTCAGCCGCTCCTATGCTTATGTTTCCTTGCCACCTTATCAGAACTTCCACCGGATAGAATTGCCTATGCCAAAGGAGTATGATGGGAAGGTTACAGTCTTTCGTACGATATGGCTGCTTCACAGTGGAGAGTTGTTTGGCAGCATTGGTAAACTTATCGTAGATGGCATTGCCATCATCCTGGTGTTGCTCTGCATCTCAGGTCTTATCTTCTGGTTAAAGCCTAAACAGAAGAGATTGCTTCGCTTTTCGCTACAATGGCATGACAAAATAGGCCGATACACCATCATGCTTACCTTGTTGATAGCCCTGACAGGTTGGTGCCTTCGTCCACCTGTGATGATAGCCTTGGTGTTGAACAAGATGCCGTCTATTCCTGGGACGACGCTTCATAGCAAGAACCCTTGGAATGACAAACTCCGTGTGGTGCGTTATGATGAAAAGTTCGGTGACTGGCTCTTGTCAACTTCGGATGGTTTCTTTTCCGTGAATTTCCAGACAGGAAAGTTGGAGTCCATCTCCAATACTCCACCAGTCAGTGTTATGGGATTGAATGTCCTTCAGAAAAACAAAGATGGTAAATGGTATTGCGGTTCGTTTAGTGGTCTCTTTGTTTGGGATAGAGTAAAGGGGACAACCGTTGATTATTCTACCGGGAAAGCTGCTTTAAAGAACGCTGGCGCACCATTCGGAAAAAAGGCGATAGCAGGTATGAGCCAGGATTTCTCTGATACGCCTGTCATTGCTGAGTATAATGATGGAACCGACTTTGCGCCACAACCCGCTTATATGAACCAACTGCCCATGTCATTATGGAATGTGGCTCTGGAGGCTCATAGCGGTAGAATCTTCATAGGTAGTATTGCTACATATATATTTATCTTCGTGATGGGAATACTTGCCGTATGGTGTCTTTGGTCTGGGTATGTCATTAGGCTGGTGAAGAAAAAATAA
- a CDS encoding helix-turn-helix domain-containing protein, producing the protein MKEQKDVRQRIEEGEFAQSAEISASYLDEDILIIDNVKVLQNPDPMRFQMNMIASCQRGSLRAELNGREIIVEKGDIFISPPNSILDIKEVSEDFACTAMCVSNHGLLGILRSHISVWNRAMYVSKVSVLKMNEVDMVFYSKFTDLVRLCLDPKFNDRSSWKPYRREIVETLLKSALLAVSNLLLTDLPKETLGTSASDFFDKFLEMLQQSEIKHQPVEYFAQQLCITPKYLSIICKRHSGKTAIEWITEYTLADITYYLRSTTKTIKEISGILGFSNTSFFGKYVREHLHMSPLKYRESLRKQ; encoded by the coding sequence ATGAAAGAACAGAAGGACGTCAGGCAGCGTATCGAAGAAGGTGAGTTCGCACAGAGTGCAGAAATCAGTGCGAGCTATCTGGATGAGGACATCTTGATTATAGATAATGTCAAGGTGTTGCAGAACCCCGACCCTATGAGATTCCAGATGAACATGATTGCATCTTGTCAGAGAGGCAGCCTGAGAGCTGAACTCAACGGGCGGGAAATCATCGTGGAGAAGGGCGATATATTTATCAGTCCGCCTAACTCTATTCTCGACATCAAAGAGGTGTCGGAAGATTTTGCATGCACTGCCATGTGTGTCAGCAATCACGGCTTGCTTGGTATTCTTCGTTCTCATATCTCGGTATGGAATCGTGCCATGTATGTGAGCAAGGTTTCGGTGTTGAAGATGAACGAGGTGGATATGGTATTCTATTCTAAGTTTACCGACTTGGTGCGCCTCTGTTTGGATCCGAAGTTCAACGACCGCAGTTCGTGGAAACCATATCGCCGTGAGATTGTGGAGACGCTCCTGAAGAGTGCTCTTCTTGCTGTGAGCAATCTTTTGCTGACAGATCTCCCGAAAGAAACTTTGGGAACCAGTGCCAGCGATTTCTTTGATAAGTTCCTGGAGATGTTGCAGCAGAGCGAAATCAAGCATCAGCCTGTAGAATATTTTGCGCAGCAGCTTTGCATCACGCCAAAATATCTCTCCATCATCTGCAAGCGCCATTCCGGCAAGACGGCCATAGAGTGGATTACGGAGTATACGCTTGCTGATATCACCTATTATCTCCGTTCTACAACGAAAACAATCAAGGAGATTTCAGGTATACTGGGCTTTTCTAATACCTCATTCTTCGGTAAATATGTAAGAGAGCATCTGCACATGTCACCTCTGAAGTATCGTGAAAGTTTGAGAAAACAATAA
- the rsgA gene encoding ribosome small subunit-dependent GTPase A, whose amino-acid sequence MRGLVIKNTGSWYTVKTDDGQLIESKIKGNFRLKGIRSTNPVAVGDYVQLITNQEGTAFISSIEDRQNYIIRKSPNLSKQSHILAANVDQALLVVTVNYPQTSTTFIDRFLAGAEAYRVPVIIIFNKSDILSEEELHYEKMMCTLYETIGYKCIELSAATGEGVEQLRPLIKDKKSLLSGNSGVGKSTLINQLIPDAEQRTAEISEAHNSGMHTTTFSEMLELPEGGYLIDTPGIKGFGTFDIEKEELTSYFKEIFKFSQDCKFSDCTHTHEPGCAVIKAVEEHYIAASRYQSYLSMLEDKDENKYREAF is encoded by the coding sequence ATGAGAGGACTCGTTATTAAAAATACAGGCAGCTGGTACACCGTCAAGACAGACGATGGCCAGCTGATTGAAAGTAAAATCAAGGGCAATTTCAGATTGAAGGGCATCCGCAGCACCAATCCTGTGGCTGTAGGCGATTATGTGCAGCTTATTACCAACCAGGAGGGTACGGCATTTATCTCTTCTATCGAAGACCGCCAAAACTATATCATTCGTAAATCACCTAACCTCAGTAAGCAGAGTCATATTCTGGCTGCTAATGTAGACCAGGCGCTGCTTGTGGTAACGGTGAATTATCCGCAGACATCTACTACCTTCATCGACCGATTCCTGGCTGGCGCTGAGGCCTATAGAGTGCCTGTTATCATCATCTTCAATAAAAGTGACATACTTTCAGAAGAAGAATTGCATTACGAGAAGATGATGTGTACGCTCTATGAAACCATCGGATATAAATGTATCGAATTGTCGGCAGCTACAGGAGAAGGAGTTGAACAGTTGCGACCTCTTATCAAGGATAAGAAATCTTTGTTGAGTGGCAACAGCGGGGTAGGAAAGTCAACCCTCATCAACCAGCTCATTCCTGATGCAGAGCAGCGTACCGCCGAAATCAGCGAGGCGCATAATAGCGGAATGCATACCACAACCTTCAGTGAGATGCTGGAACTGCCGGAAGGTGGTTATCTCATTGATACTCCGGGCATCAAGGGCTTTGGTACCTTTGATATCGAAAAGGAAGAGCTGACCAGCTATTTTAAGGAAATCTTCAAGTTCTCTCAGGATTGTAAGTTCTCTGACTGTACCCATACCCACGAACCGGGGTGCGCGGTAATCAAGGCGGTTGAGGAACATTATATAGCAGCTAGCCGCTACCAGAGTTATCTCTCAATGTTGGAGGATAAGGACGAAAATAAATACAGAGAGGCTTTTTGA
- the frr gene encoding ribosome recycling factor: protein MIDVKETLNSAAERMEMAAMYLAEELSHVRAGRANVAILDGVRVNSYGSMVPLNQVATVTTPDARTIAIRPWDKKAIKDIEKAIMDSGVGITPENNGEIVRLGIPQPTGERRKELVKQCNKIAERAKIEVRNVRQEIKEKLKKAIKDGLSEDLEKDAENDLQKLHDKYIKQLENLMDEKEKEIMTV from the coding sequence ATGATAGACGTTAAAGAAACTTTGAATTCTGCAGCAGAGCGTATGGAGATGGCAGCAATGTATCTCGCAGAGGAACTCTCTCATGTTCGTGCTGGTCGTGCTAATGTAGCCATCCTCGATGGTGTGCGCGTAAATAGTTATGGCAGTATGGTTCCTCTGAACCAGGTAGCTACAGTTACAACCCCTGATGCCCGTACTATCGCTATCCGCCCTTGGGACAAAAAGGCTATCAAGGATATCGAAAAGGCTATTATGGATAGTGGTGTAGGTATCACTCCAGAGAACAATGGCGAAATCGTACGTCTGGGTATTCCTCAGCCAACAGGTGAACGCCGTAAGGAACTCGTAAAGCAGTGTAATAAGATTGCTGAGCGTGCTAAGATTGAGGTGCGCAACGTGCGCCAGGAAATCAAGGAGAAGTTGAAGAAAGCTATCAAGGATGGACTTTCTGAAGACTTGGAAAAGGATGCTGAGAACGATTTGCAGAAACTCCACGACAAGTACATCAAGCAGCTCGAAAACCTGATGGACGAGAAGGAGAAGGAAATCATGACAGTCTAA